A stretch of the Amycolatopsis sp. BJA-103 genome encodes the following:
- a CDS encoding ABC transporter ATP-binding protein, with the protein MSTMLEVSGLNHRYGAGEKAHVAVNDLSFTVETGQLASIVGPSGCGKSTLLRCIAGLIKPTSGRVSLHGDDVSSGVPEDLAVVFQDYSRSLFPWLSVAKNVEFPLRWRNLSRSERRTRAQDALDSVGLSGVGSKFPWQLSGGMQQRVSIARALASQPALLLMDEPFASVDAQTRFELEDLTRRVQRENGSTVLVVTHDIDESVYLSDRVLVLSKSPATIVADLPVGLPAERNQITTRESAEFVTLRGEVARLLHGGAPEAVTAASDAAEYELAQKAAESSSVDADAHSKG; encoded by the coding sequence ATGTCAACCATGCTCGAAGTCTCCGGGCTGAACCACCGGTACGGCGCGGGAGAAAAGGCGCACGTCGCGGTCAACGACCTGTCGTTCACCGTGGAAACCGGCCAGCTCGCGAGCATCGTGGGCCCGTCGGGCTGCGGAAAGTCGACGCTGCTGCGCTGCATCGCCGGGCTGATCAAGCCGACGTCCGGCCGGGTCAGCCTGCACGGCGACGACGTCTCCTCCGGGGTGCCGGAGGACCTGGCCGTGGTGTTCCAGGACTACAGCCGCTCACTGTTCCCCTGGCTCTCGGTCGCCAAGAACGTCGAGTTCCCCTTGCGGTGGCGCAACTTGAGCCGCTCCGAGCGCCGGACACGGGCGCAGGACGCGCTGGACTCGGTCGGCCTGTCCGGCGTCGGTTCGAAGTTCCCGTGGCAGCTCTCGGGCGGTATGCAGCAGCGTGTGTCGATCGCGCGGGCCCTGGCCAGCCAGCCCGCCCTCCTGCTGATGGACGAGCCGTTCGCATCGGTCGACGCGCAGACGCGGTTCGAACTCGAGGACCTCACCCGGCGCGTGCAGCGCGAGAACGGGAGCACGGTTCTCGTGGTCACACACGACATCGACGAGAGCGTCTACCTGTCGGACCGGGTACTGGTGCTGTCGAAGTCGCCGGCGACCATCGTCGCGGACCTGCCGGTCGGGCTGCCCGCGGAACGGAACCAGATCACCACGCGCGAGTCCGCGGAGTTCGTGACGCTGCGCGGCGAGGTCGCGCGGCTGCTGCACGGCGGTGCCCCTGAAGCTGTCACCGCGGCCTCTGACGCTGCCGAGTACGAGCTGGCGCAGAAGGCGGCGGAGTCGTCCTCTGTGGACGCTGACGCTCACTCGAAGGGCTGA
- the mdlC gene encoding benzoylformate decarboxylase, producing MATRTVRDATRELLRDLGLTTIFGNPGTTEIAFLTDWPDDFTYVLALHEASVVAMADGYARAARRPALVNLHSAGGVGHALGHVFTAYRNNAPLIILAGQQTRSLLPDDPFLGAVEATNFPKPYVKWSCEPARAEDVPAALARAYHIATQAPMGPVFVSVPVDDWDVETTKPVISRPPIRGFAPDPSALDELVSALDAAERPAIVVGPGIDGEGAVPDVVALAEKVGAGVWAPPMGARCSFPEDHPQFFGFLQPERKTLAGALADHDLVVVIGAPAFTYHVYRGESETTLPPLFLISDDEQILARAAEGTGIRATPKLAIRALLDRAAPREAPKSRTRMEKPAAVTPITPGFAYSVISEVLPDNAIVVEETPSHRNELHDHLPIKSTDTGFLTVASGTLGYGLPAAVGAALARPDRKVVAILGDGSSMYCVQALWTAAQNNLPVTFVIFDNSQYAAVRILGEAAGGEKVPGVDLGGIDFPALAKSLGLATSVVEKAEDLKPTLEAALPDERPHLVHVRIDANPRTLY from the coding sequence ATGGCTACCCGCACCGTACGTGACGCGACCAGGGAATTGCTGCGCGATCTGGGCCTGACCACGATTTTCGGCAATCCCGGCACCACCGAGATCGCCTTCCTGACGGACTGGCCCGACGACTTCACCTACGTGCTCGCGCTCCACGAGGCGTCCGTCGTCGCGATGGCAGACGGGTACGCCCGCGCCGCGCGACGGCCGGCGCTGGTGAACCTGCACTCGGCGGGCGGGGTCGGCCACGCCCTGGGGCATGTCTTCACCGCGTACCGCAACAACGCCCCGCTGATCATCCTCGCCGGACAGCAGACCAGGTCGCTGCTGCCGGACGACCCCTTCCTCGGGGCCGTCGAGGCGACGAACTTCCCCAAGCCGTACGTGAAGTGGAGCTGCGAACCGGCCAGGGCCGAGGACGTCCCGGCGGCGCTGGCGCGGGCGTATCACATCGCGACGCAGGCGCCCATGGGCCCGGTGTTCGTCTCGGTGCCGGTGGACGACTGGGACGTCGAGACCACGAAGCCGGTCATCTCCCGGCCGCCGATCCGCGGCTTCGCGCCCGATCCGTCCGCTTTGGACGAACTGGTGTCCGCCTTGGACGCCGCCGAGCGCCCGGCGATCGTGGTCGGCCCCGGCATCGACGGTGAAGGCGCCGTGCCGGACGTCGTCGCGCTGGCCGAGAAGGTGGGCGCCGGGGTCTGGGCGCCGCCGATGGGCGCGCGCTGCTCCTTCCCCGAGGACCACCCGCAGTTCTTCGGCTTCCTGCAGCCGGAACGGAAAACGCTCGCGGGCGCGCTGGCCGACCACGACCTCGTGGTCGTGATCGGCGCCCCGGCGTTCACCTACCACGTGTACCGGGGCGAGTCGGAAACCACGCTGCCGCCGCTGTTCCTGATCAGCGACGACGAACAGATCCTCGCCAGGGCCGCCGAGGGCACCGGGATCCGGGCGACGCCGAAGCTCGCGATCCGCGCGCTGCTGGACCGCGCCGCGCCGCGGGAAGCGCCGAAATCCCGCACCCGGATGGAAAAGCCCGCCGCGGTCACGCCGATCACGCCCGGCTTCGCCTACTCCGTGATCTCGGAAGTCCTGCCGGACAACGCGATCGTCGTCGAGGAGACGCCGAGCCACCGCAACGAACTGCACGACCACCTGCCGATCAAGTCCACCGACACCGGCTTCCTCACCGTCGCCAGCGGCACCCTCGGCTACGGCCTCCCCGCCGCCGTCGGTGCCGCGCTGGCCCGCCCGGACCGCAAGGTGGTCGCGATCCTGGGCGACGGATCGAGCATGTACTGCGTCCAGGCACTGTGGACGGCGGCGCAGAACAACCTGCCGGTGACGTTCGTGATCTTCGACAACTCGCAGTACGCCGCCGTGCGCATCCTCGGCGAGGCGGCGGGCGGGGAGAAGGTGCCGGGTGTCGACCTCGGCGGCATCGATTTCCCCGCGCTGGCGAAGAGCCTGGGCCTGGCGACGTCGGTCGTCGAGAAGGCGGAGGACCTCAAGCCGACGCTGGAGGCCGCGCTGCCGGACGAGCGGCCGCATCTGGTGCACGTCCGCATCGACGCGAACCCGCGCACGCTGTACTGA
- a CDS encoding LppU/SCO3897 family protein produces MTTTPTGGAPEYDPFNAPAPLPAMPDVGMPTPFPKPPPLSVLARVAIVLGVVAALGLGSLVAWGMSQSGKFGSVEAGECLYLTDEAGGGQSYTTAGCSTSRATFRIDDVRTGSSECRGSDYVQFELYGRSSDKKAEKTLCLALNVETGDCLRDVVHETRIAKVRCTDITAEARALVMRGSSETVCSSDDTALHYTGPPARTVCLRPTGENI; encoded by the coding sequence TTGACGACTACACCGACCGGCGGGGCGCCCGAGTACGACCCGTTCAACGCGCCCGCCCCGCTGCCCGCGATGCCGGACGTGGGAATGCCGACGCCGTTCCCGAAGCCGCCGCCGCTGAGCGTCCTGGCCAGGGTCGCGATCGTGCTGGGCGTCGTCGCCGCGCTGGGCTTGGGGAGCCTGGTCGCCTGGGGGATGTCGCAGTCGGGCAAGTTCGGTTCGGTCGAGGCGGGCGAGTGCCTGTACCTCACCGACGAGGCCGGTGGCGGCCAGAGCTACACGACCGCCGGCTGCTCGACGAGCCGCGCGACCTTCCGTATCGACGACGTGCGCACCGGCTCGTCCGAGTGCCGCGGTTCCGACTACGTCCAGTTCGAGCTGTACGGCAGGTCTTCCGACAAGAAGGCCGAGAAGACGCTCTGCCTGGCGCTGAACGTCGAGACCGGGGACTGCCTGCGCGACGTCGTGCACGAGACGCGGATCGCGAAGGTCCGCTGCACCGACATCACCGCGGAGGCGCGGGCGCTCGTGATGCGGGGATCTTCGGAGACCGTCTGTTCGTCGGACGACACCGCCCTGCACTACACCGGGCCGCCCGCGCGCACCGTGTGTCTGAGGCCGACCGGCGAAAATATTTAG
- a CDS encoding sensor histidine kinase, with protein MARRDKRPRGGDAAERHPRVGGRWRLRNWHLRTKLFVVLLIPALAVVALVGLRVNSDLRDARQLAEFATRGRVDSTVAEAVHQLQRERDLTVRFVAGDRKGDVSELTEQRKRADEAIGTFDRTLGESKSRLGDKAATSLQLTSDRLRVLTGLRFSAEHSAFPADAVLRSYSELISGLLDISDSTAADVSDPDLGKLRLAGNALARIKDQMSVKRAIMAAALAQGGLNRDRTRALLGAEAELAAARNDYRTFATPEQQRMYDDTVIGLIVDIGNDMVESALIRAENDQGLGGLDPNQWDTAATYTVNLAHQVQQAVLVQLQERTDTLAAQARTSAIWDGGIVLAVLVVAGVLSVIIARSLLRPLRILRRSALQVAEHQLPAAVQGLLSDPEPQPENLRRRLAVAPVPVFSREELGQVARAFDAVHGEAVRLAGEQAMLRENINAMFVNLSQRSQDLVERQLSVLDRMEADEQDPDTLAGLFELDHLATRMRRNSENLLVLSGTDVVREDGGAVVADEIIGAALSEVEHYQRIELGAAPRIAVRGEAVNDLVHVVSELLENATRYSDQSTMVQVEGHETERGEWQIEITDHGAGMPQAEIDRTNTRLANPPDVDVEVSRRMGLFVVATLAVRHRIDVRLRSADGGGITAVVVVPSGLIVEAPQPASIPEPPPVVTPPEPEPEPPLEVPSLPEPEESGAEESRFAPVLDPGPLRRAPVVERENPPEWPSSDDDAGNHLELDSPTERMPKYQSVLSQWFDHGGPREGPSPAEPGPPSLPSFEPVKAAQESAATEEPAQDPDEPTEPALKPVAPKAPAPKAPAPKAPEPKEKTPEPEPAWPTSAELEQEDGAEETWPFLPAVVPEARSQDDRPEKPRGERPILSLSPEAVRERMTSLQGGFRRGRHARGDDNPSA; from the coding sequence GTGGCCCGTCGCGACAAGCGTCCCCGTGGGGGCGACGCGGCGGAACGGCATCCGCGTGTCGGAGGACGCTGGCGGCTGCGGAACTGGCACCTGCGTACCAAACTCTTCGTCGTCCTCCTGATCCCCGCGCTCGCGGTGGTCGCCCTCGTCGGGCTCCGGGTCAACTCGGACCTGCGGGATGCCCGGCAGTTGGCCGAATTCGCCACGCGTGGCCGGGTCGACAGCACCGTCGCCGAGGCCGTGCATCAGCTCCAGCGCGAACGCGACCTCACCGTCCGGTTCGTCGCGGGCGATCGCAAGGGCGACGTCTCCGAACTGACCGAGCAGCGCAAGCGCGCCGACGAGGCCATCGGCACGTTCGACCGCACGCTCGGCGAGAGCAAGAGCAGGCTCGGCGACAAGGCCGCGACCAGCCTGCAGCTGACCAGCGATCGCCTGCGCGTGCTGACCGGGCTGCGGTTTTCCGCGGAACACTCCGCTTTTCCCGCCGACGCGGTCCTGCGCTCCTACAGCGAGCTGATCTCCGGCCTGCTCGACATCAGCGATTCCACCGCCGCCGACGTCTCCGACCCGGATCTGGGGAAGCTCCGCCTCGCGGGCAACGCGCTCGCGCGGATCAAGGACCAGATGTCGGTCAAACGCGCGATCATGGCGGCCGCGCTCGCCCAGGGCGGCCTCAACCGGGACCGGACGCGCGCCCTGCTCGGCGCGGAGGCCGAACTCGCCGCCGCCCGCAACGACTACCGCACCTTCGCGACGCCCGAACAGCAGCGGATGTACGACGACACGGTGATCGGCCTGATCGTCGACATCGGCAACGACATGGTGGAATCGGCGCTCATCCGCGCCGAGAACGACCAGGGGCTCGGCGGACTGGACCCGAACCAGTGGGACACCGCCGCCACCTACACGGTCAACCTGGCCCACCAGGTGCAGCAGGCGGTGCTCGTCCAGCTGCAGGAACGCACGGACACCCTTGCGGCGCAAGCGAGAACGTCCGCCATCTGGGACGGCGGCATCGTGCTCGCCGTCCTGGTGGTCGCCGGTGTGCTCTCCGTGATCATCGCGCGGTCGCTGTTACGGCCGCTGCGGATCCTGCGCCGCAGCGCGCTCCAGGTCGCCGAACACCAGCTCCCCGCCGCCGTCCAAGGACTGCTCAGCGATCCCGAACCGCAGCCGGAGAACCTTCGGCGGCGGCTGGCCGTCGCGCCGGTCCCGGTGTTCAGCCGGGAGGAACTCGGCCAGGTGGCGCGGGCGTTCGACGCGGTGCACGGCGAGGCCGTCCGGCTCGCGGGCGAACAGGCGATGCTGCGGGAGAACATCAACGCGATGTTCGTGAACCTTTCGCAGCGCAGCCAGGATCTCGTCGAGCGGCAGCTTTCCGTGCTGGACCGGATGGAGGCCGACGAACAGGATCCCGACACGCTCGCCGGGCTCTTCGAACTCGACCACCTCGCGACGCGGATGCGGCGCAACAGCGAGAACCTGCTGGTGCTCTCCGGAACCGACGTCGTCCGCGAGGACGGTGGAGCCGTCGTCGCCGACGAGATCATCGGTGCCGCGCTTTCCGAGGTCGAGCACTACCAGCGCATCGAACTCGGTGCGGCGCCGCGGATCGCGGTCCGCGGCGAGGCCGTCAACGACCTCGTGCACGTGGTCTCCGAACTGCTGGAGAACGCGACCCGGTATTCGGACCAGAGCACGATGGTGCAGGTCGAGGGGCACGAGACCGAACGCGGCGAATGGCAGATCGAGATCACCGACCACGGCGCCGGGATGCCGCAGGCGGAGATCGACCGGACCAACACGCGGCTGGCGAATCCGCCGGACGTCGACGTCGAGGTTTCGCGGCGGATGGGCCTGTTCGTGGTCGCGACGCTGGCCGTCCGGCACCGGATCGACGTCCGCCTGCGGTCCGCCGACGGCGGCGGGATCACCGCGGTGGTCGTCGTTCCCTCGGGGCTCATCGTCGAAGCGCCCCAGCCCGCCTCGATACCGGAGCCCCCGCCGGTCGTCACCCCGCCCGAGCCGGAACCCGAACCACCGCTGGAAGTCCCGTCGCTGCCCGAGCCGGAGGAGAGCGGGGCCGAGGAGTCGCGCTTCGCGCCCGTGCTGGACCCCGGGCCGTTGCGGCGCGCGCCCGTCGTCGAGCGCGAGAACCCGCCGGAGTGGCCTTCGTCGGACGACGACGCGGGAAACCACCTCGAGCTGGACTCGCCGACCGAGCGGATGCCCAAGTACCAGAGCGTGCTTTCGCAGTGGTTCGACCACGGCGGCCCGCGCGAAGGACCTTCGCCCGCCGAACCCGGTCCGCCTTCTTTGCCCTCGTTCGAGCCGGTGAAGGCGGCCCAGGAGAGCGCCGCGACCGAGGAACCCGCGCAGGATCCGGACGAGCCGACCGAACCGGCGCTGAAGCCGGTGGCACCGAAAGCTCCGGCACCGAAGGCTCCTGCACCGAAAGCTCCGGAACCGAAAGAAAAGACGCCCGAACCCGAGCCCGCTTGGCCGACGTCCGCCGAGCTGGAGCAGGAGGACGGGGCCGAGGAAACCTGGCCCTTCCTGCCCGCCGTCGTCCCCGAGGCGCGGTCGCAGGACGACAGGCCGGAGAAGCCGCGAGGGGAGAGGCCGATACTCTCACTTTCCCCCGAAGCGGTCCGCGAACGGATGACCAGCCTGCAAGGCGGGTTCCGGCGCGGTCGCCACGCCAGGGGTGACGACAACCCCTCGGCTTAG
- a CDS encoding DNA repair helicase XPB: MTDGPLIVQSDKTVLLEVDNSQADDARIAIAPFAELERAPEHVHTYRITPLALWNARAAGHDAEQVVDALTTYSRFPVPQPLLIDIVDTMGRFGRLQIANHPAHGLVMSTIDRAVLEEILRHKKISPMLGARIDEDTVIVHPSERGRLKQALLKVGWPAEDLAGYVDGEAHPIELAEDDWELRDYQRKAAEAFWAGGSGVVVLPCGAGKTLVGAAAMAHAKATTLILVTNTVAGRQWKRELIARTSLTEEEIGEYSGEKKEIRPVTIATYQVVTRKTKGEYRHLDLFDSRDWGLVVYDEVHLLPAPVFRMTADLQSRRRLGLTATLVREDGREGDVFSLIGPKRYDVPWRDIEAQGWIAPAECTEVRVTLTDAERLSYATAEAEERYKLAATADTKTKVIKTLVDRHPGEPTLVIGAYLDQLEMIGDELDAPVIQGATRNKEREELFDAFRRGEIRTLVVSKVANFSIDLPEASVAIQISGTFGSRQEEAQRLGRLLRPKGDGRQAHFYSVVSRDTVDTEYAAHRQRFLAEQGYAYRIVDADDLLRPM; encoded by the coding sequence GTGACCGATGGCCCGCTGATCGTCCAGTCCGACAAGACCGTGCTCCTCGAGGTCGACAACAGCCAGGCCGACGACGCGCGGATCGCCATCGCGCCGTTCGCCGAACTGGAACGCGCGCCCGAGCACGTCCACACCTACCGGATCACGCCACTGGCGTTGTGGAACGCGCGCGCCGCGGGCCACGACGCGGAACAGGTCGTCGACGCGCTGACGACGTACTCGCGGTTCCCCGTCCCCCAGCCGCTGCTCATCGACATCGTGGACACGATGGGCCGGTTCGGGCGGCTGCAGATCGCCAACCACCCGGCGCACGGGCTGGTGATGTCGACCATCGACCGCGCGGTGCTGGAGGAGATCCTCCGGCACAAGAAGATCAGCCCGATGCTGGGCGCGCGGATCGACGAAGACACCGTCATCGTGCATCCATCCGAACGCGGTCGGCTCAAGCAAGCGCTCCTGAAGGTCGGCTGGCCCGCGGAGGACCTCGCGGGCTACGTCGACGGCGAGGCGCATCCGATCGAGCTGGCCGAGGACGACTGGGAGCTGCGCGACTACCAGCGCAAGGCCGCGGAGGCGTTCTGGGCGGGCGGATCCGGCGTCGTCGTGCTGCCGTGCGGCGCGGGCAAGACCCTGGTCGGCGCGGCGGCCATGGCGCACGCGAAGGCGACGACGCTGATCCTGGTGACGAACACCGTCGCCGGACGGCAGTGGAAGCGTGAACTGATCGCGCGGACCTCGCTGACCGAAGAGGAGATCGGCGAGTACTCCGGCGAGAAGAAGGAGATCCGGCCGGTCACCATCGCGACGTACCAGGTGGTCACGCGCAAGACCAAGGGTGAGTACCGGCACCTGGACCTGTTCGACTCGCGGGACTGGGGCCTGGTGGTCTACGACGAGGTCCACCTGCTGCCCGCGCCGGTGTTCCGGATGACCGCGGACCTGCAGTCGCGGCGGCGGCTGGGCCTGACCGCGACCCTGGTGCGCGAGGACGGCCGCGAAGGCGACGTGTTCTCCCTGATCGGCCCGAAGCGGTACGACGTCCCGTGGCGCGACATCGAGGCGCAGGGCTGGATCGCGCCGGCGGAGTGCACCGAGGTCCGCGTGACGCTGACGGACGCCGAGAGGCTCTCGTACGCGACTGCCGAGGCCGAGGAGCGGTACAAGCTGGCGGCGACCGCGGACACCAAGACCAAGGTGATCAAAACGCTGGTGGACCGGCATCCGGGCGAGCCGACGCTGGTCATCGGCGCCTACCTCGACCAACTGGAGATGATCGGCGACGAGCTGGACGCGCCGGTGATCCAGGGCGCGACACGGAACAAGGAACGCGAGGAACTGTTCGACGCGTTCCGGCGCGGCGAGATCAGGACGCTGGTCGTTTCGAAGGTCGCCAACTTCTCGATCGACCTGCCGGAGGCTTCGGTGGCGATCCAGATCTCCGGGACGTTCGGTTCGCGGCAGGAAGAGGCCCAGCGGCTCGGACGGCTGCTGCGACCGAAGGGCGACGGGCGGCAGGCGCATTTCTATTCGGTCGTCTCGCGCGACACCGTCGACACGGAGTACGCGGCGCACCGGCAGCGATTCCTGGCCGAACAGGGCTACGCGTACCGGATCGTGGACGCGGACGACCTGCTTCGCCCGATGTGA
- a CDS encoding copper homeostasis protein CutC, translating into MSSKTGLLEVIALTAADAERAQEGGADRLELVSDMASDGLSPSAGTLRDVLAATDLPVRVMLRDNMSFAAGDLDGLRADTARLIEAGAREFVFGFLDLESEIDVDACETLVKELGGLPWTFHRAIDRARDPLRAYDQLAALGCDTVLAAGHPHGVAHGLSVLQRLARRTDGPQLLVGGGLRAQQVHLLRAGGVRAFHVGSAVRPGGWESDVDAAAVREWAALVKD; encoded by the coding sequence ATGAGTTCGAAAACCGGCCTGCTGGAAGTGATCGCGCTGACCGCCGCGGACGCGGAGCGCGCACAGGAGGGCGGGGCGGATCGCCTCGAACTGGTCAGTGACATGGCCAGCGACGGTCTCTCGCCGTCGGCCGGGACGCTGCGCGACGTACTCGCCGCCACCGATCTCCCGGTGCGGGTCATGCTGCGCGACAACATGTCCTTCGCCGCCGGCGACCTCGACGGGCTGCGCGCGGACACCGCCCGGCTGATCGAAGCGGGCGCGCGGGAGTTCGTCTTCGGTTTCCTGGACCTGGAAAGCGAAATCGACGTCGACGCCTGCGAGACACTGGTCAAGGAGCTCGGCGGGCTGCCGTGGACCTTCCACCGCGCCATCGACCGCGCGCGGGACCCGTTGCGCGCCTACGACCAGCTGGCCGCGCTCGGCTGCGACACGGTGCTCGCGGCCGGGCATCCGCACGGGGTGGCGCACGGCCTCTCGGTACTGCAGCGGCTCGCCCGCCGGACGGACGGGCCCCAGCTGCTCGTCGGCGGCGGCCTGCGGGCGCAGCAGGTGCATCTGCTGCGGGCGGGCGGGGTGCGCGCGTTCCACGTCGGCAGCGCGGTCCGGCCCGGCGGCTGGGAGTCCGATGTGGACGCCGCCGCCGTCCGTGAGTGGGCGGCGCTGGTCAAGGACTAG
- a CDS encoding ABC transporter permease → MTTLTLTSRVGRRVGRGLGILVRNWLLFFALVGIWELSTRLAQSPFFPPPTEILTTSAKLWFTGPASQLFLTDTVFDNVLPSLGRTLGGWLLAGALGVALGVALGRSKTGMDYVGPLFAFFRSVPPPALIPVFIVLFGLGPGMQTGSIIFGAIWPVLLNTVDGVRSVDQVKIDTAKSFRTPRSYWVRSIVLPAAGPKIFAGLRLSLSISLLLMVISELVGSYNGIGRSLMDAQQAFDFPLMWSWLVLLGLLGFGFNAAFLAVEQRVLRWQPTRNGRI, encoded by the coding sequence GTGACGACCCTCACGCTGACCAGCCGCGTCGGCAGGCGCGTGGGCCGGGGCCTCGGCATCCTGGTCCGCAACTGGCTGCTGTTCTTCGCCCTGGTCGGGATCTGGGAGCTTTCGACCCGGCTCGCTCAGAGCCCGTTCTTCCCGCCGCCGACCGAAATCCTGACCACCTCGGCGAAGCTGTGGTTCACGGGCCCGGCCTCGCAGCTGTTCCTGACCGACACCGTGTTCGACAACGTCCTGCCGAGTCTCGGCCGGACGCTCGGCGGCTGGCTGCTGGCCGGCGCCCTCGGTGTCGCGCTGGGTGTCGCGCTGGGCCGGTCCAAGACCGGGATGGACTACGTCGGACCGCTTTTCGCGTTCTTCCGCTCGGTGCCGCCGCCCGCGCTGATCCCGGTGTTCATCGTCCTCTTCGGACTCGGGCCGGGCATGCAGACCGGGTCGATCATCTTCGGCGCGATCTGGCCGGTGCTGCTCAACACCGTGGACGGCGTCCGGTCGGTGGACCAGGTGAAGATCGACACCGCGAAGTCGTTCCGGACCCCGCGGTCGTACTGGGTGCGCTCGATCGTGCTGCCCGCCGCCGGGCCGAAGATCTTCGCGGGCCTGCGGCTGAGCCTGTCCATTTCCCTGCTGTTGATGGTGATCTCGGAACTGGTCGGCTCCTACAACGGCATCGGCCGGTCCCTGATGGACGCCCAGCAGGCGTTCGACTTCCCGCTCATGTGGTCGTGGCTGGTCCTGCTCGGGCTGCTCGGCTTCGGGTTCAACGCGGCGTTCCTCGCGGTGGAGCAGAGAGTGCTTCGCTGGCAGCCCACCCGCAACGGCCGTATCTAG
- a CDS encoding DUF4253 domain-containing protein has translation MTIAPFRPGTPPVQTLPPGRWHGRIWVSDLPLTRPERYTGCVAEFDRSGLWPVLIPHDQRFAANGEDWIDDRGRLAPADHRISSVDPAEVLARWWDTSCCDGACLRPFGAKFPGLARRPSRRADPLAEAGNTGSILAARGPHRLALVQTERPADIPAILGWTGMIKATDQVHELSAVLRSWEDRFGATLTVLGFDSMELSVAAPPRTQGRALTVAAEHRSFCLPAFAGQPGNLREFASSLVQTRRWQFSWA, from the coding sequence ATGACGATCGCACCGTTCCGCCCGGGTACGCCGCCCGTCCAGACCCTGCCGCCCGGCCGGTGGCACGGCCGGATCTGGGTCTCGGACCTGCCCTTGACCAGGCCGGAGCGCTACACCGGCTGCGTCGCCGAGTTCGACCGGTCCGGGCTGTGGCCGGTGCTGATCCCGCACGACCAGCGGTTCGCGGCCAACGGCGAGGACTGGATCGACGACCGTGGCAGGCTCGCCCCCGCCGACCACCGGATCTCCTCGGTGGACCCGGCCGAAGTGCTGGCCCGCTGGTGGGACACGTCGTGCTGCGACGGCGCCTGCCTGCGCCCGTTCGGCGCGAAGTTCCCCGGCCTCGCCCGCCGTCCGTCGCGCCGGGCGGATCCGCTGGCCGAGGCGGGCAACACCGGGTCGATCCTGGCCGCGCGCGGGCCGCACCGGCTCGCGCTGGTGCAGACCGAGCGGCCCGCCGACATCCCGGCGATCCTCGGCTGGACGGGCATGATCAAGGCGACCGACCAGGTCCACGAGCTGTCCGCGGTCCTGCGCAGCTGGGAAGACCGTTTCGGCGCGACGCTCACGGTGCTGGGCTTCGACTCGATGGAGCTGTCGGTGGCCGCGCCGCCGCGCACCCAGGGCCGCGCGCTCACGGTCGCCGCCGAGCACCGCTCGTTCTGCCTGCCCGCGTTCGCCGGTCAGCCCGGCAACCTGCGCGAGTTCGCCTCCAGCCTGGTCCAGACCCGCCGGTGGCAGTTCTCGTGGGCCTGA
- a CDS encoding ABC transporter substrate-binding protein, whose protein sequence is MRVWAIPLVAALLATAGCGVFSGGDASTDAPLERAELRIGVGSPLDTAPLRVAVADGKFTAAGLSVTLVDIPADQAIGKLSAGEIDLVFASDVSIFRAAAAGTALQLQGEAYTAGRNTMALVTLPGSDYTEPTLKKSPKIAVNMLDDVGVLAARSVLATAGVDVNKIQFKQHPFDRMPQALQAGEVDAAWMVEPYITRAEKELGASILADGARGATLDFPMSSYVSTGAFGQGNARTLAIFRKVLGEAQVRAADPAVVRDALPSFSDIDRTTASLISLGTYPVSLNGIRLQRVADLMHNSGMIGARLDVQAMVPR, encoded by the coding sequence ATGCGCGTCTGGGCGATTCCGCTGGTAGCGGCTCTGCTGGCGACGGCCGGTTGCGGAGTGTTTTCCGGCGGTGACGCAAGTACCGACGCGCCACTCGAACGGGCGGAACTACGAATCGGTGTCGGAAGCCCCCTCGACACGGCACCCTTGAGGGTCGCCGTGGCCGACGGCAAGTTCACCGCGGCCGGCCTTTCCGTGACCCTTGTCGATATTCCCGCCGACCAGGCGATCGGCAAACTTTCGGCGGGCGAGATCGACTTGGTGTTCGCCAGCGACGTGTCGATCTTCCGCGCCGCCGCGGCCGGGACGGCACTGCAGTTGCAGGGCGAGGCGTACACCGCCGGCCGCAACACCATGGCGCTCGTCACACTCCCCGGCTCCGACTACACCGAGCCGACGCTCAAGAAGTCGCCGAAGATCGCGGTGAACATGCTCGACGACGTCGGCGTGCTCGCGGCCCGTTCGGTACTCGCGACCGCCGGCGTCGACGTGAACAAGATTCAGTTCAAACAGCATCCGTTCGACCGGATGCCGCAGGCGTTGCAGGCGGGCGAGGTCGACGCCGCGTGGATGGTCGAGCCGTACATCACCAGGGCCGAGAAGGAACTCGGGGCGAGCATCCTCGCCGACGGCGCTCGCGGCGCGACACTGGACTTCCCGATGTCGTCCTACGTTTCGACGGGCGCCTTCGGCCAGGGCAACGCCCGCACGCTCGCGATCTTCCGGAAGGTGCTCGGCGAAGCGCAGGTGCGGGCGGCCGACCCGGCCGTCGTCCGTGACGCGCTGCCGTCGTTCTCCGACATCGACCGGACCACGGCGTCCCTGATCTCGCTCGGGACCTACCCGGTCTCCCTCAACGGCATCCGGCTGCAGCGCGTCGCCGACCTGATGCACAACTCGGGCATGATCGGGGCCCGGCTCGACGTCCAGGCGATGGTGCCCCGCTAG